One part of the Malus sylvestris chromosome 2, drMalSylv7.2, whole genome shotgun sequence genome encodes these proteins:
- the LOC126587672 gene encoding uncharacterized protein LOC126587672, translating into MPPRRDHRRAAEPNFPDITQLGAAMAQAFQANIRPPQRTPVETMYNLKLETFEGNEGYEGAEKWLDRIEQTFQVMQSQGNLPANRWVETTTWFLGREPAAWWINQSRHMAPERAAEWEVFKENFMKRFVPPEYIDRKKQEFTSLKQRNMSAHEYYRKFTDLSRYDSDLAGNQAEMLRRFKLGSKKKYRTFANALPCADYHEYFEILVRMEDSDNLPDNEDEEDKGNGQKKNEKGKGVSIPGPRQTQNFKKSGMSSSSSSGGFSATGPRRGGGRFGNGPRFSGQRGFGGTGSSGPPLCRRCNFRHHGECRRSSGACFTCGQTGHRAMYCPQNQQRPQQPVMPTSAPTQQNFNSGSYGQGGRGGAYHYQGDAAPYAPGQYHYSQDPYFQSGYSQDQGGYTSYPSMPASGSQWYQGGQPQQSGVAASSTGSFRPPVQTGQGRTHQGRGNQSGRGRGGRQPAQGRVNHISLQDAQNHPDLIMGTLNVLGHFARVLIDCGATHSVISHTFAQITQPHPSPLGFDLEFAMPRGDKCYVDSFYSGCPVMVDNVIMPANLIPLDIVDFDVILGADWLHYNRAHIDCYGKSVTFLRPGLPEVTFVGERSGVRHGVISAIRTKKLLSKGCQGYLAHVVLNDVDSGSVEEVGVVRHYPDVFPDDLPGLPPDRDVEFSIDLLPGTNPISLTPYRMAPAELRELKIQLQELIDKGFIQPSSSPWGAPVLFVRKKDGTLRLCIDYRQLNRVTIKNRYPLPRIDDLFDQLKGACVFSKIDLRSGYYQLKIKDEDVHKTAFRTRYGHYEFLVMPFGLTNAPAAFMRLMNEVFQEYLDKFVIVFIDDILVYSKSKSDHIRHLNLVLRKLREHRLYAKFSKCQFWLDQVAFLGHVVSAQGIQVDPQKIAAVENWEQPRTVTEVRSFLGLAVMLL; encoded by the exons atgccgcctcgtagagatcATCGCCGTGCTGCTGAGCCTAATTTCCCCGATATAACTCAGTTAGGGGCAGCAATGGCTCAAGCTTTTCAGGCTAATATCCGTCCTCCTCAGAGAACGCCCGTAGAGACGATGTATAATCTGAAATTGGAAACTTTTGAGGGAAATGAAGGTTATGAAGGGGCAGAAAAGTGGTTGGATCGAATTGAACAGACCTTTCAAGTGATGCAAAGTCAGGGAAACCTGCCAGCTAATAGATGGGTGGAGACCACCACCTGGTTTTTGGGCCGTGAGCCAGCTGCGTGGTGGATAAATCAGTCGAGGCACATGGCACCTGAAAGGGCAGCCGAATGGGAGGTatttaaggaaaattttatgaaGAGATTTGTTCCTCCGGAATATATAGATCGCAAGAAACAGGAATTCACCAGTCTGAAGCAGAGAAATATGTCTGCACATGAGTACTACAGGAAGTTTACTGATTTATCCCGTTATGATTCTGATTTAGCGGGTAATCAAGCAGAAATGCTTCGTCGTTTCAAGCTAGGATCTAAGAAGAAGTACAGAACGTTTGCCAATGCACTTCCCTGTGCCGATTATCATGAGTATTTTGAGATTCTGGTCAGGATGGAAGACTCTGATAATCTTCCGGACAATGAGGATGAAGAGGATAAGGGTAATGgtcagaagaaaaatgagaaaggtAAAGGTGTTTCCATTCCAGGACCTCGTCAGAcgcagaatttcaagaaaagtggaaTGAGTTCGAGTTCTTCCAGTGGTGGATTTAGTGCCACAGGTCCGAGGAGAGGAGGTGGTAGGTTTGGTAATGGACCTAGATTTTCTGGTCAGAGAGGCTTTGGTGGTACTGGTAGTTCGGGTCCTCCGTTATGTCGCCGTTGTAATTTCcgacatcatggggaatgtaggAGAAGCAGTGGTGCATGCTTTACATGTGGTCAGACAGGACATAGAGCTATGTATTGTCCCCAGAATCAGCAGAGGCCCCAGCAGCCTGTTATGCCAACCTCAGCACCGACTCAACAGAACTTTAATTCAGGCAGTTATGGCCAGGgtggtcgtggtggtgcttatcACTATCAGGGTGATGCTGCTCCTTATGCTCCGGGACAGTATCACTATTCTCAGGATCCTTATTTTCAGAGTGGATATTCTCAGGATCAGGGAGGTTATACTTCATATCCGTCTATGCCAGCTAGCGGATCTCAGTGGTATCAGGGGGGTCAGCCCCAACAGAGCGGAGTTGCTGCTAGTAGTACAGGGTCGTTTAGGCCGCCTGTCCAGACAGGTCAAGGACGTACTCATCAGGGACGAGGTAACCAGAGTGGCAGAGGTCGTGGAGGACGACAGCCAGCTCAGGGACGTGTTAACCACATCTcgctgcaagatgctcagaaccatccagacttgattatgggtacgttgaatgttcttggtcattttgctagagtcttgattgattgtggtgctacacactctgtgatttctcatacatttgctcaaataacgcaacctcatccttcacctctagggtttgatttagagtttgctatgcctagaggggataaatgttatgttgatagttttTACtctgggtgtccagtgatggtagataaTGTCATTATGCCtgctaatcttatcccgttagacatcgtggattttgatgtgattttaggggcggattggttgcattataatcgcgcccatatagattgttacgggaaatcagttacttttcttcgtcctggactacccgaggttacatttgtgggtgaaagaagtggggtgaggcatggtgttatttccgCCATAAGGACAAAGAAATTGTTATCcaagggttgtcagggatacttggcacatgtggtgttaaatgatgttgatTCCGGTAGTGTGGAGGAAGTCGGAGTAGTCAGacactatcctgatgtatttccaGATGATTTACCTGGGTTGCCTCCAGATAGAGATGTGGAATTTtcgattgatttgcttccaggtacgaacCCTATCtctttgactccttatagaatggcacCAGCGGAATTaagagagttgaaaattcaattgcaagagttaattgataaaggtttcattcagcctagttcttcaccttggggagctccagtgttgtttgtaagaaagaaagatggaactttgagattgtgcattgattacaggcaattgaatcgggtgacgattaaaaaccgttatcccttgcctcgtatagatgatttgtttgatcagctcaaaggtgcctgtgtgttttctaagatcGATTTGAGGTCTGGGTATTATCAATTAaagattaaagatgaggatgttcataaaacagctttcaggactcgttatgggcattatgagtttttggtgatgccatttggattaacGAACGctcctgcagctttcatgagattgatgaatgaagtattccaggaatatcttgacaagtttgttattgtttttattgatgacatccTGGTATATTCTAAGTCGAAATCAGaccatattcgacatcttaacttggtgttaaggaaattgagggaacaccGATTATATGCCAAATTTagtaaatgtcaattttggctggatcaagtggcatttctGGGACATGTGGTATCAGCTCAGGGAATTCAAgtggatcctcaaaagatagcagcagtggaaaattgggaacaacctcgaacGGTCACTGAGgtgcggagttttcttggtttagcag tgatgcttctttga